The following are from one region of the Quercus robur chromosome 1, dhQueRobu3.1, whole genome shotgun sequence genome:
- the LOC126713294 gene encoding uncharacterized protein LOC126713294, translating into MSVAQLPAGDPDCAPKRARMEIRLILSFSDEDKIGTIQPYNDTLGSGVEIMYLDLYRGLNLKPKDLTVYDSPLVSFDGKVVIPKGQIRLPVQAGLEVVEVDFIVVDAYSPYTAIVARPWLHALGAVSSTLHLKLKYPSRDRIEEFVGSQSMARQCLVAAIMHQPTADSSASTEGGL; encoded by the exons ATGTCTGTAGCTCAGCTACCAGCCGGGGACCCTGATTGTGCGCCGAAAAGGGCTAGAATGGAGATCCGACTGATATTGAGTTTTTCTGATGAGGACAAGATAGGAACCATCCAGCCATACAATGATACTTTG GGCAGTGGTGTAGAGATTATGTACCTTGACTTGTATAGGGGGCTAAACTTAAAGCCTAAGGACCTGACAGTCTATGATTCACCTTTGGTGAGTTTCGACGGGAAGGTTGTCATCCCAAAGGGTCAAATCAGGTTGCCCGTGCAGGCGGGTTTAGAAGTGGTtgaagtggacttcattgtggtggatGCATACTCTCCTTACACGGCCATTGTGGCTAGACCCTGGCTTCATGCCCTGGGGGCCGTTTCTTCTACTCTGCATTTGAAATTGAAGTATCCATCAAGGGATCGAATTGAGGAGTTCGTGGGGAGTCAAtccatggctaggcaatgccTTGTGGCTGCAATTATGCATCAACCTACGGCTGACTCATCGGCCTCTACTGAGGggggcttatag